Proteins encoded together in one Thermococcus gammatolerans EJ3 window:
- a CDS encoding undecaprenyl-diphosphate phosphatase has translation MLGFIIALLTGLLTALIVLFPASAVVFSMDVNLLVPAYAGALVALLFYFRELLSKEPIMALKGFSPAQLRYAILATTLTLVLGFLPRLSGGKVELAIAGIIVALLPAIAYGFKPLEGLRKTFEEEPTPVDAVSVGIAHALAILFSLPRGGMSALALALSGYDAKRILRFSLQVAPAYLVVEIIRAGQCQPRPKWLGPLTFASSFFVTFLLVWLLFKLTERLESRTFLAFYGVVGVILYLMGVLI, from the coding sequence ATGCTCGGCTTCATCATTGCCCTCCTCACGGGCCTCCTGACGGCACTGATAGTCCTCTTCCCCGCCTCTGCAGTAGTTTTTTCCATGGACGTAAACCTGCTCGTTCCCGCCTACGCTGGAGCTCTGGTCGCTCTGCTCTTTTACTTCAGGGAACTCCTGTCAAAGGAGCCCATTATGGCGCTCAAGGGCTTTAGCCCGGCTCAACTCAGGTACGCTATCCTTGCAACGACACTGACCCTCGTGCTTGGGTTCCTTCCCAGGTTATCCGGAGGAAAAGTGGAACTGGCAATCGCTGGGATTATCGTCGCCCTCCTCCCCGCGATTGCCTACGGCTTCAAACCGCTGGAGGGGCTGAGAAAAACCTTTGAGGAGGAACCAACGCCGGTGGACGCAGTCTCCGTTGGAATCGCTCATGCCCTGGCTATCCTATTCAGCCTACCGAGGGGGGGAATGAGCGCTCTGGCACTGGCTCTTTCTGGCTACGATGCAAAGAGAATCCTGAGGTTCTCGCTCCAGGTTGCACCTGCTTACCTAGTCGTCGAGATCATCAGGGCCGGCCAGTGTCAGCCGAGACCGAAGTGGCTCGGACCCCTCACCTTCGCGTCATCGTTCTTCGTGACGTTCCTCCTGGTCTGGCTCCTCTTTAAACTGACCGAAAGGCTTGAAAGCAGAACTTTCCTAGCCTTTTACGGCGTCGTTGGGGTTATACTGTACCTGATGGGGGTGTTAATTTGA
- a CDS encoding NOG1 family protein → MKNPFEKMPTVLTADELIDKAFRRAERAASAYNPPGGKVAKARQREELRVRTVSNVVRDNLRKILDRTPGVSTLPKFYQELVDTLVDRDQFHRSLARVNWAIKTIRNLEQRYVEKIRYERDPKGIAKLRRAFYGRVADILHEIDDDLRYLNQARNVLKELPVVDLELPTVVIAGHPNVGKSTLLRALTNAKPEVASYPFTTKGINVGQFEEHYLRYQVIDTPGLLDRPLSERNEVEKQAILALKHLGDVIVYIFDPSEYCGFPIEEQMHLFEEILNEFGEFPFIVAINKVDIADDEKVRTVEEFVRAKGLEPVKISALTGEGLDELKKRVIAVVEPKARELAKKIMERELSKFREGV, encoded by the coding sequence ATGAAGAATCCGTTTGAGAAGATGCCGACGGTTCTTACCGCTGACGAGCTCATCGACAAGGCCTTCAGGAGGGCCGAAAGGGCTGCCTCTGCCTACAACCCGCCCGGCGGGAAGGTCGCGAAGGCGAGACAGCGAGAAGAACTCCGCGTTAGAACGGTTTCGAACGTCGTTCGCGACAACCTCAGGAAGATACTCGACAGAACGCCCGGCGTCTCAACGCTCCCGAAGTTCTATCAGGAGCTCGTTGACACGCTCGTCGATAGGGATCAGTTCCACCGCTCGCTGGCCAGGGTGAACTGGGCGATAAAGACCATCAGGAACCTCGAGCAACGCTACGTCGAGAAGATACGCTACGAGCGCGACCCGAAGGGGATAGCCAAGCTTAGAAGGGCCTTCTACGGCCGTGTTGCAGACATACTCCACGAGATTGACGACGATTTGCGCTATCTGAATCAGGCCAGAAACGTTCTCAAGGAGTTGCCGGTCGTCGATTTGGAGCTCCCGACGGTGGTCATAGCCGGCCATCCCAACGTTGGCAAGAGCACGCTTTTGAGGGCTTTAACCAACGCGAAGCCCGAGGTGGCGAGCTATCCATTCACGACGAAGGGCATAAACGTCGGCCAGTTCGAGGAGCACTACCTCCGATACCAGGTCATAGACACGCCAGGTCTGCTCGACAGACCGCTCAGTGAGAGGAACGAGGTTGAGAAACAGGCGATACTCGCTTTGAAGCACCTTGGAGACGTCATCGTCTACATCTTCGACCCGAGCGAGTACTGCGGCTTCCCAATCGAAGAGCAAATGCACCTCTTCGAGGAGATACTGAACGAGTTCGGCGAGTTCCCGTTCATCGTGGCCATCAACAAAGTCGACATTGCAGACGACGAAAAGGTCAGGACGGTTGAAGAGTTCGTCAGGGCTAAGGGGCTTGAGCCCGTCAAGATTTCCGCCCTAACTGGGGAAGGCCTTGACGAGCTCAAGAAGAGGGTAATAGCGGTCGTCGAGCCGAAGGCGAGGGAGCTGGCAAAGAAGATTATGGAAAGGGAGCTCTCGAAGTTCAGGGAGGGGGTTTGA
- a CDS encoding DEAD/DEAH box helicase, with translation MLFVIRPGRKKNELEAFFIENEPEKLSEMRNLKAERIFRLIMREGRLFKVLEGSQYRNPKEIEKLLRQARIVLVNADEWEDYFRRRLQNKRVEKAELCRLCLLEGRITVLTPGNRIKYRNEYICERCAEDELKRELRFRFNSIAMFDQAKKLLDRFRDLDKVLYAFDPRFDPTKHPEVTKWDELKAKHIKVEKIRVDELSLPEKFKEVLKAEGVKELLPVQSLAVKNGLLEGENLLVVSATASGKTLIGELAGVPKAMSGKKLLFLVPLVALANQKYEDFKRRYSKLGLRVAIRVGMSRIKTRDELVVVDTGIDADIIVGTYEGIDYLLRAGRKIGNVGTIVVDEIHTLDDEERGPRLDGLIARLRRLYPKAQFIGLSATVGNPEELAKELGLKLVLYDERPVDLERHIIIARNESEKWRHIANLCRAEAMRKSRQGYRGQTIVFTFSRKRTHELSAYLTSKGLRAKPYHSGLPYKQRKLTEMEFLAQRLDVVVTTAALGAGVDFPASQVIFESLAMGNKWLSVREFHQMLGRAGRPLYHEKGKVYLIVEPGRKYSAQMEGTEEEVAFKLLTAPIEPVTVEWSDELEQDNVLAHSCVFNRLDVIEEVQERCLGANQSAEKVLEKLEEFELVRLKKPFVEVTPYGRAVSMSFLLPKEAEFIRKSLREKPARWIALKLHPFENLYLSGTLQRELEGAVRGRLSANVFSPSFASILEELEKVIPELSPNAAERLFTIYQEFFMCGEEDCTEYAMERVGNLIIELRRSGKHPTQIAEHFRKVYGLIVYPGDVFTWLDGIVRKLEAIERIARVFRVRKAEEDAKLLRKEIEEGRTLSDQDKRERESVRSGAPSVPGPLLRDRGRGRKSPGTRNASPPRRGRGI, from the coding sequence ATGCTCTTCGTTATCAGGCCCGGAAGGAAGAAGAACGAGCTTGAGGCATTTTTCATCGAGAACGAGCCCGAGAAGCTGAGTGAAATGAGGAACCTGAAGGCAGAGAGGATATTCCGCCTCATAATGCGGGAGGGAAGGCTCTTCAAGGTTCTGGAAGGAAGCCAGTACCGCAACCCGAAGGAGATTGAAAAGCTCCTCCGCCAGGCGAGAATCGTTCTCGTCAACGCGGACGAGTGGGAGGACTACTTCAGGAGGAGGCTCCAGAACAAAAGGGTGGAAAAGGCCGAGCTGTGCCGTCTCTGCCTCCTTGAGGGTAGGATAACAGTCTTAACGCCCGGCAACAGGATAAAGTACCGCAACGAGTACATCTGCGAGCGCTGTGCGGAGGACGAGCTGAAGAGGGAGCTCCGCTTTAGGTTCAACAGCATAGCGATGTTCGACCAGGCGAAAAAGCTCCTCGACAGGTTTAGGGACCTCGATAAAGTGCTCTACGCCTTCGACCCGCGCTTTGACCCGACGAAGCACCCGGAAGTTACCAAATGGGATGAGCTGAAGGCCAAGCACATCAAGGTTGAAAAAATCCGCGTTGACGAGCTCTCACTCCCGGAGAAGTTCAAGGAGGTTCTGAAGGCTGAGGGGGTAAAGGAGCTCCTCCCCGTTCAGAGTTTGGCCGTTAAGAACGGCCTCCTTGAGGGGGAGAACTTACTCGTCGTTTCCGCAACGGCGAGCGGTAAAACGCTGATCGGCGAATTAGCTGGAGTTCCCAAGGCTATGAGTGGGAAAAAGCTCCTCTTTCTGGTTCCTCTCGTCGCTCTTGCCAATCAGAAGTACGAGGACTTTAAGAGAAGGTATTCAAAGCTCGGCCTCCGCGTTGCCATTCGCGTTGGAATGAGCCGGATTAAGACGAGGGACGAGCTGGTAGTCGTTGACACCGGGATTGACGCCGACATCATCGTGGGAACCTACGAGGGAATAGACTACCTCCTCCGCGCCGGAAGGAAGATAGGAAACGTCGGGACGATTGTGGTAGACGAGATACACACGCTCGACGATGAGGAGCGCGGGCCGAGGCTCGACGGACTAATAGCGAGGCTGAGGAGACTTTACCCAAAGGCCCAGTTCATAGGCCTGAGCGCGACCGTTGGGAACCCCGAGGAGCTGGCCAAGGAGCTCGGCCTCAAGCTGGTGCTCTACGACGAGAGGCCGGTTGACCTGGAAAGGCACATCATCATAGCGCGCAACGAGTCCGAGAAGTGGCGCCACATAGCCAACCTCTGCAGGGCCGAGGCGATGAGAAAGTCGAGACAGGGCTACAGGGGGCAGACGATAGTCTTCACGTTCTCAAGGAAGCGGACGCATGAACTTTCCGCATATCTAACAAGCAAGGGCCTTCGAGCGAAACCCTACCACTCCGGTTTGCCCTACAAACAGAGAAAGCTCACGGAGATGGAATTTCTGGCTCAGAGGCTTGATGTAGTCGTTACAACCGCTGCCCTTGGAGCGGGCGTTGACTTTCCAGCAAGCCAGGTCATCTTCGAGAGCCTCGCGATGGGCAACAAGTGGCTCAGCGTTAGGGAGTTCCATCAGATGCTCGGAAGGGCCGGAAGGCCCCTCTACCACGAGAAGGGCAAGGTCTACCTCATAGTCGAGCCCGGGAGAAAGTACTCGGCCCAGATGGAGGGCACCGAGGAGGAGGTTGCCTTCAAGCTCCTGACCGCTCCGATAGAGCCCGTAACTGTGGAATGGAGCGACGAGCTTGAGCAGGACAACGTCTTGGCTCACTCCTGTGTCTTCAATCGGCTTGACGTCATTGAGGAGGTTCAGGAGCGTTGCTTGGGGGCCAACCAGAGCGCCGAGAAGGTCTTGGAAAAGCTTGAGGAGTTTGAGCTCGTGAGGCTCAAAAAGCCCTTCGTCGAGGTCACGCCCTACGGGCGAGCGGTCAGCATGAGCTTCCTCCTTCCGAAGGAGGCCGAGTTCATAAGAAAGAGCCTCCGCGAAAAGCCCGCTCGCTGGATTGCGCTCAAGCTTCACCCCTTCGAGAACCTTTACCTGAGCGGAACGCTCCAGCGGGAGCTTGAGGGGGCTGTGAGAGGAAGGCTCAGCGCCAACGTCTTCTCGCCGAGCTTTGCTTCCATCTTGGAAGAGCTTGAGAAGGTTATTCCAGAGCTCAGTCCGAACGCGGCCGAGAGGCTGTTCACGATTTATCAGGAGTTCTTCATGTGTGGTGAAGAAGACTGCACCGAGTACGCGATGGAGCGCGTTGGAAACCTGATAATCGAGCTCCGCAGGAGCGGGAAGCACCCGACCCAGATAGCGGAGCACTTCAGGAAGGTCTACGGCCTAATCGTTTACCCCGGAGACGTCTTCACGTGGCTCGACGGCATCGTCAGGAAGCTCGAAGCGATAGAGAGAATCGCAAGGGTCTTCCGCGTGAGGAAAGCCGAGGAAGATGCTAAGCTCCTGAGAAAGGAGATAGAAGAGGGCAGGACTCTCAGTGATCAAGATAAAAGGGAGAGAGAAAGCGTCAGATCTGGAGCACCATCTGTGCCGGGTCCCTTATTGCGGGACCGAGGCCGAGGACGTAAATCGCCAGGTACCAGAAACGCCTCTCCTCCTCGTCGGGGACGAGGTATTTGA
- a CDS encoding DUF63 family protein, which yields MLEAVWKFFNQYFWEPMFTRSGYNPINTLVYALLFGLGVVYSYRYIIKPLKIKVDERLFWAVTPMVVFGATLRALVDGGVLPQHPLLLTPGIFFTAFFLIVPALVADAKLKTYPKITIVWGTILALWANYLLITHAKNWKPYELTMIHTLISWAIVLAFYKWRPFDKLYLYAVLAHYYDMGSTVVGLHYYGYREVHWIEHHLVQWFGAYIYYPWITVILIAVYYGLKYLVPDEEERRFWYLAIYVLGLGPAIRDPAQMVLQI from the coding sequence ATGCTGGAAGCTGTATGGAAATTCTTCAATCAGTACTTCTGGGAACCGATGTTCACGAGAAGCGGCTACAATCCCATCAACACCCTTGTCTACGCACTGCTCTTCGGGCTCGGTGTAGTCTACTCGTACCGTTACATAATCAAACCATTAAAAATCAAGGTTGATGAGAGGCTCTTCTGGGCCGTGACGCCGATGGTGGTCTTTGGTGCAACCCTCAGGGCACTCGTTGATGGGGGGGTGCTTCCCCAACATCCCCTCCTCCTGACGCCGGGCATATTCTTCACGGCGTTCTTCCTAATAGTTCCGGCCCTCGTCGCCGACGCCAAGCTGAAGACTTATCCAAAAATAACGATAGTATGGGGAACGATCTTGGCCCTCTGGGCAAACTATCTCCTCATCACCCACGCCAAGAACTGGAAACCGTATGAGCTCACGATGATCCATACCCTGATTTCATGGGCCATAGTACTTGCATTCTACAAGTGGAGGCCCTTTGATAAGCTCTATCTCTATGCCGTCCTCGCCCACTACTACGACATGGGCTCCACCGTCGTTGGCCTGCACTATTACGGTTACAGAGAGGTGCACTGGATTGAGCACCATCTCGTCCAATGGTTCGGGGCCTACATATACTACCCCTGGATAACGGTAATCCTCATCGCCGTCTACTACGGCCTCAAATACCTCGTCCCCGACGAGGAGGAGAGGCGTTTCTGGTACCTGGCGATTTACGTCCTCGGCCTCGGTCCCGCAATAAGGGACCCGGCACAGATGGTGCTCCAGATCTGA
- the glmU gene encoding bifunctional sugar-1-phosphate nucleotidylyltransferase/acetyltransferase, whose translation MKAVVLAAGKGERLKPLTDDRPKVILKVANRPIIEYVMENLYPFVDEFIIVVRYEKEKIIETLGDEFGGKPVTYVEQRPGEGTAKAVESAREHVGDEEFIVANGDIYFEVEAIKELVSAFRREKADAALVLKHFEDLSHFGKVEVKEGRVVGILEKPGKVPGYANLGIYLFRPDVFEFIGETPLSERGEYEITDTINLMIKAGKKVAYAVYSDYWNDIGRPWNLLELNEYLLKTKLRHEIRGTVEEGATIIPPVEIGEGTVVRSGAYIIGPVKIGRNSRVGPNCFIRPYTSIGDNCHIGNAVEVKNSIIMDNSNAPHLNYVGDSIIGENVNLGAGTITANLRHDRTNIKVEIKGKLEDSGRHKLGAIIGHGVKTGINVSIYPGRKIGSHSLIGPGVVVDRNVPPGTMVLLRQEKVEKRVR comes from the coding sequence TTGAAGGCTGTTGTACTCGCGGCTGGAAAGGGGGAGAGACTCAAACCCCTCACCGATGACCGGCCAAAGGTCATCCTCAAGGTCGCGAACAGACCGATAATAGAGTATGTGATGGAGAACCTTTATCCCTTCGTGGACGAGTTCATAATAGTGGTCCGCTACGAGAAGGAAAAGATCATTGAGACCCTTGGAGACGAGTTCGGAGGAAAGCCGGTAACCTACGTTGAGCAGCGCCCGGGTGAAGGAACCGCCAAGGCAGTGGAATCCGCGAGGGAACACGTTGGGGACGAGGAGTTCATAGTGGCGAACGGCGACATCTACTTCGAGGTTGAGGCCATAAAAGAGCTCGTATCCGCATTCAGGAGGGAGAAAGCAGACGCGGCGCTCGTTCTCAAGCACTTCGAGGATCTGAGCCACTTCGGCAAAGTCGAGGTGAAAGAGGGCAGGGTAGTGGGGATTCTTGAAAAGCCCGGAAAGGTTCCCGGCTACGCGAACCTCGGGATATATCTCTTCAGGCCGGATGTTTTTGAGTTCATCGGGGAGACTCCCCTCAGCGAGCGGGGGGAGTACGAGATAACGGACACGATCAACCTTATGATCAAGGCAGGCAAGAAGGTCGCCTACGCCGTTTATTCTGACTATTGGAACGACATTGGACGGCCTTGGAACCTTCTCGAGCTCAATGAGTATCTCCTAAAAACCAAACTCAGGCACGAGATACGGGGCACTGTTGAGGAGGGGGCCACGATAATCCCGCCAGTTGAAATAGGGGAGGGAACCGTCGTCAGGAGCGGGGCCTACATAATCGGCCCAGTAAAGATCGGGAGGAACTCCCGGGTAGGGCCTAACTGCTTCATAAGACCCTACACGAGCATAGGTGACAACTGCCACATTGGTAACGCCGTTGAAGTCAAAAACTCCATCATAATGGACAACAGCAACGCACCCCACCTCAACTACGTCGGCGACTCGATAATCGGGGAGAACGTTAACCTCGGGGCGGGGACGATAACCGCCAACCTGAGGCACGACAGGACTAACATCAAGGTCGAGATCAAGGGCAAACTAGAGGACAGCGGCAGACACAAGCTCGGGGCCATAATCGGGCACGGGGTGAAGACTGGAATAAACGTCAGCATCTACCCCGGCAGGAAGATAGGGAGTCACTCCCTCATAGGGCCCGGGGTCGTCGTCGATAGGAACGTTCCCCCTGGAACGATGGTTCTCCTCAGGCAGGAAAAGGTCGAGAAAAGGGTGAGATGA
- a CDS encoding TBP-interacting protein (tip) — protein MDYGSLSPRMKRVYTQVRYLDDYHWNIRDDAIEGIHKKSGIRVLILAADNREHALKIADGLNERGIVIIAVPEKGVFAVHNGAFVMTYKYARATLSDIHDHIVWSGFKVVENGNSLKQEDVYEYLGGRLIEHIKENAVIGQDYVFWQFYRCEKCGKYVDIDNLESHLRGHGIKLHEKSEERYEIFEINFRDGKVYDKFGEEVPLSKFSDEAKDFLRESMEGK, from the coding sequence ATGGACTACGGCAGTCTAAGTCCGAGGATGAAAAGGGTCTACACACAGGTTCGTTACCTTGACGATTACCACTGGAACATACGTGATGATGCCATAGAGGGAATTCACAAGAAGAGCGGGATAAGGGTTCTCATACTCGCCGCCGACAACAGAGAACACGCCCTGAAAATTGCCGATGGCTTAAACGAGAGGGGCATCGTGATCATAGCGGTTCCTGAGAAGGGTGTCTTCGCGGTTCACAATGGGGCCTTCGTCATGACGTACAAGTACGCGAGGGCAACTCTGAGTGATATACATGACCACATCGTCTGGAGCGGTTTCAAAGTCGTCGAAAACGGAAACTCCCTCAAGCAGGAGGACGTCTATGAGTACCTCGGCGGCAGGCTCATTGAGCACATAAAGGAGAACGCTGTAATCGGCCAGGATTATGTTTTCTGGCAGTTTTACAGGTGCGAAAAGTGCGGTAAGTACGTTGATATCGACAACCTTGAGTCTCATCTCAGGGGTCACGGAATAAAGCTCCACGAGAAAAGTGAGGAGAGGTACGAGATCTTTGAGATAAACTTCCGCGATGGTAAGGTGTACGATAAGTTCGGGGAGGAGGTTCCCCTATCAAAGTTCAGCGACGAGGCGAAAGACTTCCTCCGGGAGTCGATGGAGGGGAAGTAG
- a CDS encoding preprotein translocase subunit Sec61beta — MAKDKTTLPPTGAGLMRFFDEDTRAIKVSPKGVIAIVLVLIAFEVFLHLFGPSIFG; from the coding sequence ATGGCAAAGGACAAGACGACCCTTCCCCCAACCGGCGCAGGACTCATGAGATTCTTCGATGAGGACACAAGGGCGATTAAAGTCAGTCCAAAGGGTGTCATCGCGATAGTCCTCGTGCTCATAGCCTTTGAAGTGTTCCTGCACCTCTTCGGACCGAGCATCTTTGGATGA
- the purT gene encoding phosphoribosylglycinamide formyltransferase 2 codes for MSKPRDELGTAMTDSAQKILLLGSGELGKEIAIEAQRLGVEVVAVDRYANAPAMQVAHRSYVGDMRNADFLFSVVEREKPDAIIPEIEAINLDALFELEKDGYFVVPNARATWIAMHRERTRETLAKEAKVPTSRYAYATTLDELYEACERIGYPCHTKAIMSSSGKGSYFVEGPEDIPKAWEVAKKKARGSADKIIVEEHIDFDVEITELAVRHYDENGEVVTTFPKPVGHYQIDGDYHASWQPAEISEKAEREVYRIAKRITDVLGGLGLFGVEMFVKGDKVWANEVSPRPHDTGMVTLASHPTGFSEFGLHLRAVLGLPIPGEWVNGYRLFPLLTPAATHVIKANVSGYSPRFRGLSKALGVPNATVRLFGKPEAYPGRRLGVAIAWDRNVEEAKRKAEMVAHMIELRTRSSDWHGQDYEKRKHLMG; via the coding sequence ATGAGTAAGCCCCGCGATGAGCTCGGAACGGCTATGACGGATTCTGCACAGAAGATACTCCTTCTTGGGAGTGGAGAACTCGGAAAGGAGATAGCGATTGAGGCTCAGAGGCTCGGCGTCGAGGTTGTGGCTGTCGATAGATACGCCAACGCCCCGGCCATGCAGGTTGCCCACCGCTCCTACGTCGGCGACATGCGTAATGCGGACTTCCTCTTCTCCGTCGTCGAGAGGGAGAAGCCCGATGCGATAATCCCCGAGATTGAGGCGATTAACCTCGACGCCCTCTTCGAGCTTGAGAAGGACGGCTACTTCGTGGTTCCGAACGCGAGAGCGACCTGGATAGCAATGCACCGCGAGAGGACGAGAGAAACCCTAGCGAAGGAGGCTAAGGTTCCTACCTCACGCTACGCCTACGCGACCACGCTCGATGAGCTCTACGAGGCCTGCGAGAGGATAGGCTATCCCTGCCATACCAAGGCGATAATGAGCTCCTCGGGTAAGGGTTCGTACTTCGTTGAAGGCCCGGAAGACATCCCCAAGGCATGGGAAGTCGCTAAAAAGAAAGCCCGCGGTAGCGCTGACAAGATAATCGTTGAGGAGCACATAGACTTCGACGTTGAGATAACCGAGCTGGCGGTGAGGCACTACGACGAGAACGGCGAGGTGGTTACTACCTTCCCGAAGCCCGTCGGCCACTACCAGATTGACGGCGACTATCACGCTAGTTGGCAGCCAGCAGAGATAAGCGAAAAGGCCGAGCGCGAGGTTTACAGGATAGCGAAGCGCATCACCGATGTCCTCGGCGGTCTCGGACTGTTCGGTGTAGAGATGTTCGTGAAGGGGGACAAGGTCTGGGCCAACGAGGTCTCGCCGAGGCCTCACGACACGGGGATGGTGACTTTAGCTTCTCACCCAACCGGATTCTCCGAGTTCGGACTTCACCTCAGGGCCGTCCTCGGTCTGCCGATTCCGGGTGAGTGGGTAAACGGCTATCGTCTGTTCCCGCTCCTGACTCCAGCGGCAACGCACGTTATCAAGGCCAACGTCTCGGGCTACTCGCCGAGGTTCCGCGGACTGTCTAAAGCCTTAGGCGTCCCGAACGCTACCGTTAGGCTCTTTGGAAAGCCAGAGGCTTACCCTGGCAGGAGGCTCGGCGTTGCCATAGCCTGGGACAGGAACGTTGAGGAAGCTAAGAGAAAGGCCGAGATGGTTGCCCACATGATAGAGCTCAGAACTCGCTCCTCGGACTGGCACGGGCAAGATTACGAGAAGAGAAAACATTTAATGGGGTGA
- a CDS encoding DUF835 domain-containing protein yields MSEFIPLLNFLSRWVLFGTVAWKAYKTRDKGWALLAAALFIGALDIETYILTPLGIEIPQPAYDVASKVPDFYIALLTIWGTLHLRYEKTNFNHVVYLSLLLIASYVWLFLLAINFFGSNFAVKASFPSLLLGASLIYVSYVLWNHVISRRLLDRLFPIGLCTVGLLNLTYPIGRPVEWYSTIAFFLAAVGRLLAAIGAFTFVFYPLSEPIKKTKAPEIVQGAYLARDRKEVQKILPNFFENDMIAVTRLSPVEIAGKFTPASMVFWITKAKEGQVSDNPKVIAISPAKLGILQDLIIREIERGYRIVYVDAFEYLVVEVGFQVAFKFLLSVRDFVLSNGGTLVLVANPETLREQEWKLVLREFTPLKSLKKAEKNPKE; encoded by the coding sequence ATGTCCGAGTTCATCCCTCTCCTGAACTTCCTTTCAAGGTGGGTGCTCTTCGGAACGGTCGCATGGAAGGCCTACAAAACCCGGGACAAGGGCTGGGCCCTCCTCGCGGCGGCACTTTTCATCGGGGCCCTCGACATAGAGACGTACATACTCACCCCCCTCGGAATAGAGATTCCCCAGCCCGCTTACGATGTCGCCTCCAAAGTGCCCGACTTCTACATAGCCCTGCTAACTATATGGGGGACGCTGCACCTCAGGTACGAAAAAACGAACTTTAATCACGTGGTTTACCTCTCCCTCCTCCTCATTGCCTCCTACGTCTGGCTCTTCCTCCTCGCGATAAACTTCTTTGGAAGCAACTTCGCGGTCAAGGCCAGCTTTCCTTCCCTCCTCCTTGGGGCATCCCTGATATACGTCAGTTACGTTCTCTGGAACCACGTTATTTCCAGAAGACTTCTCGACAGACTCTTTCCGATTGGCCTCTGCACAGTGGGCCTGCTGAACCTGACGTATCCCATCGGGAGGCCCGTTGAGTGGTACTCCACCATTGCCTTCTTCCTTGCGGCAGTTGGAAGGCTTCTTGCGGCCATAGGAGCCTTTACATTCGTGTTCTATCCACTGTCTGAGCCAATTAAGAAAACCAAAGCTCCCGAGATTGTCCAAGGAGCGTACCTCGCCAGAGACAGGAAGGAAGTCCAGAAAATCCTTCCTAATTTCTTTGAGAACGACATGATAGCCGTTACGAGACTTTCACCGGTCGAAATTGCTGGAAAGTTTACACCCGCTTCAATGGTGTTCTGGATAACGAAGGCGAAGGAGGGGCAGGTCTCCGATAACCCCAAGGTAATAGCGATCTCGCCAGCAAAGCTGGGCATACTCCAAGACCTGATCATCAGGGAGATCGAGAGGGGCTACCGGATAGTTTACGTTGACGCCTTTGAGTACCTTGTGGTAGAGGTTGGCTTCCAAGTGGCATTTAAATTCCTGCTTTCGGTGAGGGACTTCGTGCTGTCCAACGGTGGTACCCTCGTCCTCGTTGCGAACCCTGAAACCCTGAGGGAACAGGAATGGAAGCTCGTGCTGAGGGAGTTCACACCACTAAAAAGCCTGAAGAAAGCAGAGAAAAATCCAAAGGAGTGA
- a CDS encoding 30S ribosomal protein S8e, with translation MAIWQGRSLKKPSGGRIVLARKKRKRELGREPANTRVAEEREKRKIIRTYGGNRKVRLVEALYANVFEGGKGRKVKILNVVENPANRQYARRNIITKGAIIETEIGKAVVTSRPGQDGVVNAVLLKEENA, from the coding sequence ATGGCTATCTGGCAGGGAAGGTCACTCAAAAAGCCTTCGGGTGGGAGGATTGTCCTCGCCCGGAAGAAGAGGAAGAGGGAGCTCGGAAGAGAGCCAGCTAACACTCGCGTTGCTGAGGAAAGGGAAAAGAGGAAGATAATCAGAACCTACGGTGGAAACAGGAAGGTTCGCCTCGTAGAGGCTCTCTACGCGAACGTCTTCGAGGGTGGAAAGGGCAGGAAGGTCAAGATACTCAACGTCGTCGAGAACCCGGCCAACAGGCAGTACGCGAGGAGAAACATCATCACCAAGGGAGCGATAATCGAGACCGAGATCGGCAAGGCTGTGGTCACCAGCAGGCCCGGCCAGGACGGAGTTGTTAACGCGGTTCTCCTCAAGGAGGAGAACGCCTGA